A section of the Campylobacter lanienae NCTC 13004 genome encodes:
- the mltG gene encoding endolytic transglycosylase MltG → MLIPIFNHIKRARKMAINSVKNITKKRFLNIIFEIVFIIFLTIFASLSQTMTTSKVVYLPQGSVGEIISYLAKLNFKVDGFDKYILVLMGYPQSGWIDIGTTTLSKFDFLYKLTTAKAAMRDITLIPGETTAYFFYDIAKKLGLDYNELMRNYLANSPIKEGFLVPETYKIPVGISEAHLVYYLINVSKKQHESLSQKIFGQWDERRWYEFIIVASVIQKEAANTSEMPIVSSVIYNRLKIGMKLQMDGTLNYDLYSHEKITPQRIAKDNTRYNTYKYAGLPPNAVCNVSFDAIKAAIFPKKTNYLYFVRDKSTGAHIFSSTYEAHIKAIDRSNKAK, encoded by the coding sequence ATTTTAATTCCGATTTTTAACCATATAAAAAGGGCAAGAAAGATGGCTATAAATAGTGTTAAAAATATCACCAAAAAGCGATTTTTGAATATAATTTTTGAGATTGTATTCATAATTTTCCTAACGATTTTCGCATCACTATCTCAGACAATGACTACAAGCAAAGTTGTATATCTGCCACAAGGAAGCGTGGGTGAAATTATATCTTATTTAGCTAAACTAAATTTTAAGGTTGATGGATTTGATAAATATATTTTGGTTTTGATGGGATATCCACAATCTGGCTGGATAGATATAGGCACGACTACTCTTAGTAAATTTGATTTTTTATATAAGCTTACTACGGCTAAGGCTGCTATGAGAGATATCACTTTAATCCCTGGAGAGACTACGGCGTATTTTTTCTATGATATAGCTAAGAAATTGGGTTTAGATTACAATGAGCTTATGAGAAATTATCTAGCAAATTCACCTATAAAAGAGGGATTTTTAGTCCCTGAGACATATAAAATTCCAGTTGGGATAAGCGAGGCTCATTTGGTCTATTATCTCATAAATGTATCTAAAAAACAGCATGAGAGCCTAAGCCAAAAGATATTTGGTCAATGGGATGAGAGGCGTTGGTATGAGTTTATCATAGTAGCATCAGTAATCCAAAAAGAGGCCGCAAATACAAGTGAAATGCCTATAGTATCATCAGTTATATATAATAGATTAAAAATCGGTATGAAGCTACAAATGGATGGAACGCTAAATTATGATCTATACTCTCATGAAAAGATCACCCCACAAAGAATAGCCAAAGACAACACTAGGTATAACACATATAAATACGCAGGCCTACCACCAAATGCCGTTTGTAATGTTAGTTTTGATGCGATAAAAGCAGCAATTTTCCCTAAAAAGACAAACTATCTATATTTTGTAAGAGATAAAAGCACAGGTGCTCATATATTTAGCTCTACTTATGAAGCGCATATAAAAGCAATTGATCGCTCTAATAAGGCTAAATAA